A single region of the Pseudomonas sp. PDM14 genome encodes:
- a CDS encoding ligase-associated DNA damage response DEXH box helicase — translation MSLASAWFVQRGWKAFAFQKEVWQAVAKGESGVLHATTGSGKTYAVWLAALNRFARVTPAITSSGQPRKRQPAAAPLSVLWITPMRALAADTQRALQAPLDDLNIAWSVGLRTGDTGSSERARQGRKLPSALITTPESLTLLLTRSDAEAQFAGLRMLVVDEWHELLGNKRGVQLQLALARLRRWNPGLIVWGLSATLGNQQHALQVLLGDTPGRLVQGKQDKRLRIDTLLPPGIERFPWAGHLGLRMLPQVVEEVETSGTSLLFTNTRSQAEIWYQALLDARPDWAGLIALHHGSLSREVRDWVELGLKEGRLKAVVCTSSLDLGVDFLPVERVLQIGSAKGVARLLQRAGRSGHAPGRASRISLVPTHALELVEAAAVQDAVAAGRIEARQSPEQPLDVLVQHLVSMALGGGFRPAELREEVRSAWAYRNLSDEHWQWALAFVRHGGNSLTAYPDYQRVEPDEHGIWRVPNAALARRHRMSVGTIVSDASIAVKFWAKGGSGGSLGSVEEGFIARLRPGDCFLFAGRLLELVRVENMTAYVNRAKARKAAVPRWNGGRMPLSSELADAMVARFGEAAQGQFRGPEMQLLRPLLDVQQAWSALPTADSLLAETLHSREGWHLFLYPFAGRSVHLGLASLLAWRLGQLQPATFSIAVNDYGLELLCASPVDWPRWLNADLLRSDDLLHDVLASLNAGELARRRFREIARIAGLVFGGYPGAAKSVRQLQASSALFFDVFQQYDPDNLLLGQAQEEVLRQELDVQHLQHTLQRLRGLRLDLRAVKRPPPLAFPLLVERFRESLSSEKLADRIARLLADLEKAAGPGAYHVATAPQVERERPRARTPRLSKDGRPRVKKRTG, via the coding sequence ATGAGCCTGGCCAGCGCCTGGTTCGTCCAGCGCGGGTGGAAGGCCTTCGCCTTCCAGAAGGAAGTCTGGCAGGCGGTGGCCAAGGGCGAGTCCGGCGTGCTGCACGCCACCACCGGCTCAGGCAAGACCTACGCGGTGTGGCTGGCCGCACTCAATCGCTTCGCCAGAGTCACACCGGCGATCACCAGCAGCGGCCAGCCACGCAAGCGCCAACCGGCTGCGGCGCCGCTCAGCGTGCTGTGGATCACGCCGATGCGCGCGCTGGCCGCCGACACCCAGCGCGCCCTGCAGGCGCCGCTGGACGACTTGAACATTGCCTGGAGCGTCGGCCTGCGCACCGGCGACACCGGCAGCAGCGAACGCGCGCGCCAGGGCCGCAAGCTACCCAGCGCGCTGATCACCACCCCGGAAAGCCTGACCCTGCTGCTCACCCGCAGCGATGCCGAGGCGCAGTTCGCCGGCCTGCGCATGCTGGTGGTGGACGAGTGGCACGAGCTGCTCGGCAACAAGCGCGGCGTGCAGCTGCAACTGGCGCTGGCGCGGCTGCGGCGTTGGAATCCGGGGCTGATCGTCTGGGGCCTGTCGGCGACCCTGGGCAACCAGCAGCACGCGTTGCAGGTGCTGCTCGGCGACACGCCGGGGCGCCTGGTGCAGGGCAAGCAGGACAAGCGCCTGCGCATCGACACCCTGCTGCCACCGGGCATCGAACGCTTTCCCTGGGCCGGGCACCTAGGCCTGCGCATGCTGCCGCAGGTGGTCGAAGAGGTCGAAACCAGCGGCACCAGCCTGCTGTTCACCAACACCCGCTCGCAGGCGGAGATCTGGTACCAGGCGCTGCTCGACGCCCGCCCGGACTGGGCCGGGTTGATCGCCCTGCACCACGGCTCGCTGTCGCGCGAGGTGCGCGACTGGGTCGAACTGGGCCTCAAGGAAGGCCGCCTGAAAGCCGTGGTGTGCACCTCAAGCCTCGACCTGGGGGTGGATTTTCTGCCGGTGGAACGGGTGCTGCAGATCGGCTCGGCCAAGGGCGTGGCGCGCCTGCTGCAACGTGCCGGGCGCTCCGGTCATGCACCGGGGCGCGCTTCGCGGATCAGCCTGGTACCGACCCACGCCCTGGAGCTGGTCGAAGCCGCCGCCGTGCAGGACGCCGTTGCCGCCGGACGCATCGAGGCCCGGCAGTCACCGGAGCAGCCGCTCGACGTGCTGGTTCAGCACCTGGTCAGCATGGCCCTCGGCGGCGGCTTTCGCCCCGCTGAACTGCGCGAGGAAGTGCGTAGCGCCTGGGCCTATCGCAACCTCAGCGATGAACACTGGCAGTGGGCCCTGGCCTTCGTCCGCCACGGCGGCAACTCGCTGACCGCCTACCCCGACTACCAGCGCGTAGAGCCCGACGAGCACGGCATCTGGCGCGTGCCCAATGCCGCCCTCGCGCGGCGCCACCGGATGAGCGTCGGCACCATCGTCAGCGACGCCAGCATCGCCGTGAAATTCTGGGCCAAGGGCGGCAGCGGCGGCTCGCTGGGCAGCGTCGAGGAAGGCTTCATCGCCCGCCTGCGCCCCGGCGACTGTTTCCTCTTCGCCGGGCGCCTGCTGGAACTGGTGCGGGTGGAGAACATGACCGCCTACGTCAACCGCGCCAAGGCCCGCAAGGCCGCGGTACCGCGCTGGAATGGCGGGCGCATGCCGCTCTCCAGCGAACTGGCCGACGCCATGGTGGCGCGCTTCGGCGAAGCGGCACAGGGCCAGTTTCGCGGCCCAGAGATGCAGTTGCTACGGCCGTTGCTGGACGTGCAGCAGGCCTGGTCGGCGCTGCCCACCGCCGACTCGCTGCTGGCGGAAACCCTGCACTCGCGCGAAGGCTGGCACCTGTTCCTCTACCCTTTCGCCGGGCGCAGCGTGCACCTGGGGCTGGCCAGCCTGCTGGCCTGGCGCCTCGGCCAGTTGCAACCGGCGACCTTCTCCATCGCCGTCAACGACTACGGCCTGGAGCTGCTCTGCGCCAGCCCCGTGGACTGGCCGCGCTGGCTCAACGCCGACCTGCTGCGCAGCGACGACCTGCTGCACGACGTGCTCGCCAGCCTGAATGCCGGCGAACTGGCGCGGCGGCGCTTTCGCGAGATCGCGCGTATCGCCGGGCTGGTGTTCGGCGGCTACCCCGGCGCAGCAAAAAGCGTGCGCCAGCTGCAAGCCTCCAGCGCGCTGTTCTTCGACGTGTTCCAGCAGTACGACCCCGACAACCTGCTGCTCGGCCAGGCCCAGGAGGAAGTGCTGCGCCAGGAGCTGGACGTGCAGCACCTGCAGCACACCCTGCAACGCCTGCGCGGGTTGCGCCTGGACCTGCGCGCGGTGAAGCGCCCGCCGCCGCTGGCCTTTCCCCTGCTGGTCGAGCGCTTTCGCGAGAGTCTCAGCTCGGAGAAGCTCGCCGACCGCATCGCCCGCCTGCTCGCCGACCTGGAAAAGGCTGCCGGCCCTGGTGCCTACCACGTCGCCACCGCGCCACAGGTGGAGCGTGAACGCCCGCGGGCGCGCACCCCGCGGCTGAGCAAGGACGGTCGCCCACGGGTGAAGAAGCGCACCGGCTAA
- the pdeM gene encoding ligase-associated DNA damage response endonuclease PdeM has product MAVPIAGQEIWLLADKALYWPAGEALLIADIHFGKAAAYRALGQPVPQGTTTHNLQRLDALLAQYPCRQLIFLGDFLHARQSHAPATLAALHAWRERNDELQILLIRGNHDRSAGDPPATLNIQVVAEPHLLGPFALQHEPDPHPSHHVLAGHVHPVCVLRGRGRQRLRLPCFSLDEGVCLLPAFGAFTGGMQVDAKVGRRLYALGDGGVWPV; this is encoded by the coding sequence CTGGCCGTGCCGATCGCCGGCCAGGAAATCTGGCTGCTGGCCGACAAGGCGCTGTACTGGCCCGCCGGCGAGGCCCTGCTGATCGCCGATATCCACTTCGGCAAGGCGGCGGCCTACCGCGCCCTCGGCCAGCCGGTGCCGCAGGGCACCACGACCCACAACCTGCAGCGCCTGGATGCCCTGCTGGCGCAGTACCCGTGCCGGCAGCTGATCTTCCTCGGCGATTTTCTGCATGCGCGCCAGTCCCATGCGCCAGCCACCCTGGCGGCGCTGCACGCCTGGCGCGAACGCAACGACGAATTGCAGATCCTGCTGATCCGCGGCAACCACGACCGCAGTGCGGGTGATCCACCGGCAACGCTGAACATCCAGGTGGTCGCCGAACCGCACCTGCTCGGCCCGTTCGCCCTGCAGCACGAACCCGATCCGCATCCCAGCCACCATGTGCTGGCCGGCCACGTGCACCCGGTGTGCGTGCTGCGCGGGCGCGGCCGCCAGCGCTTGCGCCTACCTTGCTTCAGCTTGGACGAGGGGGTTTGCCTGCTACCGGCGTTCGGCGCCTTCACCGGCGGCATGCAGGTCGACGCAAAGGTGGGGCGACGGTTGTATGCGCTGGGGGATGGTGGGGTGTGGCCGGTTTAG